TCCCTACCGTGCGCACGAAGGCATGCAGGATCTGGGTATCGAAATGGCCCTGCCACTGCGCCATGCGCGCCAGCGAGCCCGAGGCATCCCAGGCCGTTTTATAGGGGCGATCCGAGGTGATGGCGTCATACACGTCGCAGATGGCGGCCATCCGCGCCAGCCGGCTGATCTGCTCGCCGGCCAGCCGATGTGGATAGCCGGTGCCATCCATCTTCTCGTGGTGATGCAGACAGACGTCAAGAACAGCCTCGGACACGGCCGATCCCGCGCCGAGCAGGATCGCATGACCGCGCTCGGGGTGGCTGCGCATGATGGCGTATTCGTCGTCGCTGAGCTTGCCCGGCTTGTTCAGCACATCCAACGGCATGGCCATCTTGCCGATGTCATGCAGCATCCCGGCCATGCCGGCTTCCTGCACTTGGTCCTCGGGCAGACCCAGTTGCCGACCCAGCGCGACCATCAGCGCGCAGACCGCCACCGAATGCATGTAGGTGTATTCGTCCTTGGTCTTCAGCCGCGCCAGGCTGAGCAATGCCGAGCCATTGCGCGCCAGGGATTCGGAAATCTGCTCCACCAGCGGCAGGCACTGTTGCGGATCGACGGCCTTGCCCAACCGCGCCTCGTTAAACAGCGAAGTCACCTGCTGCTTGGAGCGCTTGATCAACTGGGCGGCGCGCTGCATTTCATCCTGAACACTGCATTGCTGCGATTGTGCGGCAGGCCGAGGGGTTATCGGCATGGCTTCGGCGACCGGCTGCGGGGCCTCATTCGCTGGCGGCGTCGCCGTTTCGACATCGACGCCCTTGCCCGTATCGATCCACAGCGCCTTGACGCCGCAATTGCGCAGCGCCTGCAGGTCGGCGGGGTCGGTGAGCAGGAATTTGCTGCGCCAGAAGGAATGATCGAACCAGCTGCCGTCCAGGCCATGGACATACATACCGAAGCGGAGCTGGCTGACAAGGATTTTTCTAAGCAAGGCGGACCTCGACTGGAGCGGCTGGCCGTTCCGTACTAGCGATCCCTGCTGAAGCTGAAAGTAACGCCCCGTAGCATAACAATGATGGCACTATGCCTCTACTGAGCCAGGTCAAAACTTTTTGGTGCTATGGCGAGCCTCGGCAATGCGCCACCGCTGCCGACTATCGCTTACCATCGTCGCGTCCTGTCGCGAGCGTCGTCATGCCAGCACCGTCCAACCGCCTGCGGGTAACCCTGATCGTTGCGCTGATCCTCATCGGCCTGCTGCTGAGCATGTACTGGGCCGGGCGTCTGGCCGAGCAACGCGCCTGGGCCGAGCGCGCCCAGGAGGCTCAGGGCCAGCTGGAGCTCTATGCCCAGGCGATCCACACCCAGGTCGAACGCTTCCGCTCGGTGCCGGCGCTGCTGGCGCTGGACAGCGATATCCAGGCATTGCTCGCCGACCCGGCGAACCGCGCGCTGCGCCGCCAGCTCAACCAGCGCCTGGAACAGCAGAACCACGCGGCCGGCTCCTCGGTGCTGTACCTGCTCGACCGCGACGGCGAGACCATCGCCGCCAGCAACTGGCGCGACTGGAGCAGCTTCGTCGGCAACAACTATGCCTTCCGCCCGTATTTCCGCG
This DNA window, taken from Pseudomonas sp. FeN3W, encodes the following:
- a CDS encoding HD-GYP domain-containing protein, with amino-acid sequence MLRKILVSQLRFGMYVHGLDGSWFDHSFWRSKFLLTDPADLQALRNCGVKALWIDTGKGVDVETATPPANEAPQPVAEAMPITPRPAAQSQQCSVQDEMQRAAQLIKRSKQQVTSLFNEARLGKAVDPQQCLPLVEQISESLARNGSALLSLARLKTKDEYTYMHSVAVCALMVALGRQLGLPEDQVQEAGMAGMLHDIGKMAMPLDVLNKPGKLSDDEYAIMRSHPERGHAILLGAGSAVSEAVLDVCLHHHEKMDGTGYPHRLAGEQISRLARMAAICDVYDAITSDRPYKTAWDASGSLARMAQWQGHFDTQILHAFVRTVGIYPLGSLVRLQSGRLGVVIEHNAQQLTAPRLKLFYSTRARATIVPVELDLSAPQCNDRIVGREDPAAWGFSNLDALWT